One window of Bactrocera tryoni isolate S06 chromosome 2, CSIRO_BtryS06_freeze2, whole genome shotgun sequence genomic DNA carries:
- the LOC120769420 gene encoding eukaryotic translation initiation factor 4E-binding protein Mextli isoform X4 → MAHIGRTVKNVEAPRPLKSQSRSSLKNNYMLIEELIQLIENVALTLQSGINNTEPMAALVQNLRIHGPQLETVSKDTLDRAFVVFRNASQDERLNIMTRLNLLELIELRAKGWEDNGFNSYYKTKQVTNIDLPDGHIDPTQSGYLSTSPTFGGAGAAAAAAIAAVGSAQQTQLLLAPGEVIRNSGKFLKPTKIPGKTYCKDEVVIRNADSGKVNPGAKERLVQITGPTEEKINYAKQLIEDTIRRNASPVRLDPAMGSGHAGGGGSCSSLASSNSDEAVTPRTPGVGGAGNSSLANRLSFNSAQNFMTATAAAAAAQQQQVMNMMGAVVGSTSTPTAAAAAAAAGKVLRPNQQMLLHSFSTNDASLGEYKYTVNVGQHLIKITGDCCDLVRVAKLVLDDYFSSAEFLASVEAGAAFDGSIVSPITTPSTPMSAPQFMMGTPLHAAAPPLADSGIGLNYMAVQGVNSSLHDGDDEVFADTNAAGQSNGLSRSRRSHFSRKDSTPEAAASSTAARGKNENATAGTASSDSSRIVHEYEHLLYYSKSPHSWALPLEWQKICEKFPAIVRNKDLTDESTRFDGEKYLELVKSASKRNIASATDETTGDTENQENE, encoded by the exons ATGGCACACATTGGACGTACAGTGAAAAATGTTGAGGCGCCACGCCCGCTAAAATCACAATCACGCTCTTCACTGAAAAACAATTATATGCTCATCGAGGAGCTAATACAGCTGATTGAGAATGTCGCGTTGACTCTACAATCGGGCATCAATAATACGGAACCAATGGCGGCGCTAGTGCAAAATCTACGCATACACGGTCCACAATTAGAGACCGTCTCGAAAGATACACTAGATCGTGCATTTGTCGTTTTCCGCAATGCTTCGCAGGACGAACGCTTAAATATTATGACGAGACTGAATCTGCTCGAATTGATAGAGTTACGCGCCAAAGGCTGGGAGGACAACGGCTTCAATTCGTATTATAAAACCAAACAAGTAACCAACATCGAT CTACCCGATGGACATATTGATCCAACACAAAGCGGGTACCTTAGCACCTCCCCCACATTCGGTGGGGCTGGCGCCGCAGCGGCCGCAGCTATAGCCGCTGTTGGTTCGGCGCAGCAGACGCAACTCCTATTGGCACCAGGCGAGGTCATACGAAATTCAGGCAAGTTCCTGAAACCAACCAAAATACCGGGCAAAACCTATTGCAAAGATGAAGTGGTCATACGTAATGCGGATTCGGGAAAAG taAATCCCGGCGCTAAGGAACGTTTGGTGCAAATTACCGGTCCGACTGAGGAGAAAATAAA CTATGCCAAACAACTGATCGAAGACACTATTCGTCGCAATGCATCACCTGTACGTCTCGATCCCGCCATGGGTAGCGGTCATGCGGGTGGCGGTGGCTCCTGCTCTTCATTAGCGTCTTCCAATTCCGATGAGGCCGTTACGCCACGTACCCCAGGTGTTGGCGGTGCTGGCAACAGCAGTCTGGCCAATCGTCTAAGCTTCAATTCGGCGCAAAATTTCATGACTGCGACTGCGGCAGCAGCTGCTGCACAACAGCAACAGGTCATGAATATGATGGGCGCCGTCGTTGGTAGCACTTCCACACCTACGGCTGCTGCCGCAGCTGCAGCTGCTGGTAAAGTGTTGCGCCCTAATCAGCAAATGTTATTGCATTCATTTTCCACCAATGATGCTTCTTTAGGTGAATACAAATACACGGTGAACGTGGGACAGCATCTCATCAAAATCACCGGCGATTGTTGTGATCTCGTACGG GTTGCAAAATTAGTGCTGGACGATTACTTTAGCAGCGCTGAATTCTTGGCTTCAGTCGAGGCTGGCGCAGCTTTTGATGGCAGCATTGTGAGTCCAATAACAACACCGTCAACGCCCATGAGTGCACCACAATTCATGATGGGCACACCATTGCATGCCGCTGCACCACCGCTGGCGGATAGTGGTATCGGTTTGAATTACATGGCCGTACAGGGTGTCAACAGCAGTCTACACGATGGTGATGATGAAGTATTTGCAGATACAAATG CTGCCGGCCAAAGCAATGGTCTATCACGTTCACGCAGAAGTCACTTCTCACGAAAAGACTCCACACCAGAAGCGGCAGCTAGCTCTACAGCTGCACGTGGAAAAAATGAAAACGCCACCGCTGGCACTGCCAGCAGCGATTCAT CACGAATTGTTCACGAATACGAGCATTTGTTGTACTATTCGAAGAGCCCACATTCCTGGGCCTTGCCATTGGAGTGGCAAAAAATCTGCGAAAAGTTTCCAGCCATCGTACGCAATAAG
- the LOC120769421 gene encoding uncharacterized protein LOC120769421: protein MALRVTEKDEENLRQQCENASLEDKPEESRKAVLPPIRLGMSFSDWKQLKEAEEESKNNKSSRSAKDRKFAVQQRQNPRNKNWTSESHIQNNQNQERIFSRSQNYNLPNFNAVTPQRNQFENNHARNFHQDPIIPPLVPPLSFDEFLNQDVHWSSGPIMQPLFPPMPHMPRLNQYNDYNKQSEKASNRFFSQNNFSSRTKPKYGDSAVKTNIKPASTKPIQNEQPVIKNTKLEDENFTNVGQDNKRQTIRPQIYIQKPHNSTNKYDKFKSTWIVKPQAPPAMIANTPEEREQKTRLWREYRQAMKPFKNREFKNAKRVVQRLGKKTYEELDEKDRVRLERAVEAVNAHKEMLNARMVERSARIERDVKKSVTDTNNASSENVFNLPGNWHSNNSLNQNIRNTHDPVFSSRQTLSDSFQPGGVLLPGGIVTLPRS, encoded by the coding sequence ATGGCTTTAAGGGTAACTgaaaaagatgaagaaaatttgaGACAACAATGTGAAAATGCTTCCTTGGAAGATAAACCAGAAGAATCTAGGAAAGCTGTGTTACCACCAATTAGACTGGGCATGTCTTTTAGTGATTGGAAACAATTAAAAGAAGCAGAGGAggaaagtaaaaacaacaaatcatCAAGATCTGCAAAAGATAGAAAATTTGCCGTTCAACAGCGACAAAATCCACGTAATAAAAACTGGACTTCAGAAAGCCATATACAAAATAACCAGAATCAAGAAAGAATTTTTTCTAGAtcgcaaaattataatttgccCAATTTTAATGCAGTAACACCTCAAAGAAACCAGTTTGAAAACAACCATGCACGCAATTTTCATCAAGATCCAATAATACCACCATTGGTGCCACCATTGTCGTTTGACGAGTTTCTTAATCAAGATGTTCACTGGTCATCTGGACCTATAATGCAACCTTTGTTTCCTCCAATGCCACATATGCCCCGCTTAAACCAATACAAtgactacaacaaacaatcggAAAAAGCTAGCAACAGGTTCTTTTcacaaaacaatttttcttcTCGAACAAAACCGAAATATGGCGATTCTGctgtaaaaacaaacattaaacCGGCATCAACCAAACCAATCCAAAATGAGCAACCAGtgataaaaaacacaaaattggAAGACGAAAACTTTACAAATGTGGGACAAGACAACAAAAGACAAACAATCCGACCCcaaatttatattcaaaagcCACATAATTCCACCAATAAGTATGACAAGTTTAAATCCACATGGATAGTGAAGCCTCAAGCTCCACCAGCAATGATCGCTAATACACCGGAGGAACGCGAGCAAAAGACGCGCTTGTGGCGAGAATACCGCCAAGCCATGAAACCATTTAAGAATCGCGAGTTTAAAAACGCTAAAAGAGTAGTACAACGTCTGGGTAAAAAGACGTACGAAGAATTGGACGAAAAGGATCGCGTTCGTTTAGAGCGTGCAGTGGAGGCTGTAAACGCACATAAAGAGATGTTGAATGCTCGTATGGTAGAACGCTCAGCTCGGATAGAACGAGATGTAAAAAAGTCTGTAACTGACACAAACAATGCCTCATcggaaaatgtttttaatctacCTGGAAACTGGCATTCCAACAATtctttaaatcaaaatattcgTAACACACACGATCCCGTTTTCTCATCACGTCAAACTTTGTCGGATAGTTTTCAACCTGGCGGTGTGTTGCTACCGGGAGGTATTGTGACACTTCCCAGATCTTAA
- the LOC120769420 gene encoding eukaryotic translation initiation factor 4E-binding protein Mextli isoform X2: MAHIGRTVKNVEAPRPLKSQSRSSLKNNYMLIEELIQLIENVALTLQSGINNTEPMAALVQNLRIHGPQLETVSKDTLDRAFVVFRNASQDERLNIMTRLNLLELIELRAKGWEDNGFNSYYKTKQVTNIDLPDGHIDPTQSGYLSTSPTFGGAGAAAAAAIAAVGSAQQTQLLLAPGEVIRNSGKFLKPTKIPGKTYCKDEVVIRNADSGKVMGIKGRRVHMIEELSETIISFQRVNPGAKERLVQITGPTEEKINYAKQLIEDTIRRNASPVRLDPAMGSGHAGGGGSCSSLASSNSDEAVTPRTPGVGGAGNSSLANRLSFNSAQNFMTATAAAAAAQQQQVMNMMGAVVGSTSTPTAAAAAAAAGKVLRPNQQMLLHSFSTNDASLGEYKYTVNVGQHLIKITGDCCDLVRVAKLVLDDYFSSAEFLASVEAGAAFDGSIVSPITTPSTPMSAPQFMMGTPLHAAAPPLADSGIGLNYMAVQGVNSSLHDGDDEVFADTNAAGQSNGLSRSRRSHFSRKDSTPEAAASSTAARGKNENATAGTASSDSSRIVHEYEHLLYYSKSPHSWALPLEWQKICEKFPAIVRNKDLTDESTRFDGEKYLELVKSASKRNIASATDETTGDTENQENE; this comes from the exons ATGGCACACATTGGACGTACAGTGAAAAATGTTGAGGCGCCACGCCCGCTAAAATCACAATCACGCTCTTCACTGAAAAACAATTATATGCTCATCGAGGAGCTAATACAGCTGATTGAGAATGTCGCGTTGACTCTACAATCGGGCATCAATAATACGGAACCAATGGCGGCGCTAGTGCAAAATCTACGCATACACGGTCCACAATTAGAGACCGTCTCGAAAGATACACTAGATCGTGCATTTGTCGTTTTCCGCAATGCTTCGCAGGACGAACGCTTAAATATTATGACGAGACTGAATCTGCTCGAATTGATAGAGTTACGCGCCAAAGGCTGGGAGGACAACGGCTTCAATTCGTATTATAAAACCAAACAAGTAACCAACATCGAT CTACCCGATGGACATATTGATCCAACACAAAGCGGGTACCTTAGCACCTCCCCCACATTCGGTGGGGCTGGCGCCGCAGCGGCCGCAGCTATAGCCGCTGTTGGTTCGGCGCAGCAGACGCAACTCCTATTGGCACCAGGCGAGGTCATACGAAATTCAGGCAAGTTCCTGAAACCAACCAAAATACCGGGCAAAACCTATTGCAAAGATGAAGTGGTCATACGTAATGCGGATTCGGGAAAAG TAATGGGCATTAAAGGTCGACGTGTCCATATGATTGAGGAGTTAAGTGAAACGATAATTTCCTTCCAAAGAG taAATCCCGGCGCTAAGGAACGTTTGGTGCAAATTACCGGTCCGACTGAGGAGAAAATAAA CTATGCCAAACAACTGATCGAAGACACTATTCGTCGCAATGCATCACCTGTACGTCTCGATCCCGCCATGGGTAGCGGTCATGCGGGTGGCGGTGGCTCCTGCTCTTCATTAGCGTCTTCCAATTCCGATGAGGCCGTTACGCCACGTACCCCAGGTGTTGGCGGTGCTGGCAACAGCAGTCTGGCCAATCGTCTAAGCTTCAATTCGGCGCAAAATTTCATGACTGCGACTGCGGCAGCAGCTGCTGCACAACAGCAACAGGTCATGAATATGATGGGCGCCGTCGTTGGTAGCACTTCCACACCTACGGCTGCTGCCGCAGCTGCAGCTGCTGGTAAAGTGTTGCGCCCTAATCAGCAAATGTTATTGCATTCATTTTCCACCAATGATGCTTCTTTAGGTGAATACAAATACACGGTGAACGTGGGACAGCATCTCATCAAAATCACCGGCGATTGTTGTGATCTCGTACGG GTTGCAAAATTAGTGCTGGACGATTACTTTAGCAGCGCTGAATTCTTGGCTTCAGTCGAGGCTGGCGCAGCTTTTGATGGCAGCATTGTGAGTCCAATAACAACACCGTCAACGCCCATGAGTGCACCACAATTCATGATGGGCACACCATTGCATGCCGCTGCACCACCGCTGGCGGATAGTGGTATCGGTTTGAATTACATGGCCGTACAGGGTGTCAACAGCAGTCTACACGATGGTGATGATGAAGTATTTGCAGATACAAATG CTGCCGGCCAAAGCAATGGTCTATCACGTTCACGCAGAAGTCACTTCTCACGAAAAGACTCCACACCAGAAGCGGCAGCTAGCTCTACAGCTGCACGTGGAAAAAATGAAAACGCCACCGCTGGCACTGCCAGCAGCGATTCAT CACGAATTGTTCACGAATACGAGCATTTGTTGTACTATTCGAAGAGCCCACATTCCTGGGCCTTGCCATTGGAGTGGCAAAAAATCTGCGAAAAGTTTCCAGCCATCGTACGCAATAAG
- the LOC120767626 gene encoding vacuolar fusion protein MON1 homolog A — MDIEPPTNYSDSASMQSNSEYSDAECEPHTEDNEYFQDTEREHNEVGHSIISEIREGLTPGQDTINGVNETTNKNSSTIDNVHKSISAESLPISNSTSTISGEIVNSLGAVSVDDCDENQFDYMHDNVWREQKKHIFILSEAGKPIYSLHGNEDKLATLFGVIQALVSFVQHGQDAITSIHARGIKFVFLVRNTLILVAASRSNMSVPQLQLQLSDVYNQILSTLTNKHVTRIFEKRKNFDLRRSLAGSERLIYHLLSNDSSNKRVTNNVFTFLTNSIRVLPLPTTVRSSIVSGIQSNCSKIKDLVFAVLIANNKLISLVRMKKYSIHPADLRLIFNLIECSESFKTSENWTPICLPKFDMNGYLYAHVSYLTDDCQACLLLLSVDPNVFFTLSDAKRRITDKLRSTKCLDAISKEIEKPTNGGLNLNIIGIPELRHFLYKPKTAAQLLCSELVPPYTTLNEFERLEGIYCDLLHRIHNNSRPLKLIYEVREHEVVLAWVTAAYELYAVFEPLVDKCAVIKNVDKLIKWIEKEYDVFFIRNHPTF; from the exons ATGGACATAGAACCGCCCACAAATTACTCGGATTCAGCGTCGATGCAATCGAATTCTGAATACTCGGACGCTGAATGTGAACCCCATACAGAAGACAACGAATATTTCCAAGATACAGAGCGCGAACACAACGAGGTTGGTCATAGTATTATAAGTGAAATACGTGAAGGTTTAACACCAGGACAAGACACAATTAATGGTGTAAATGAAACCACCAACAAAAACTCTAGTACAATTGACAATGTACATAAGTCGATATCGGCAGAATCGCTACCCATTAGCAATAGCACCAGCACAATATCTGGTGAAATCGTGAACTCATTAGGGGCTGTAAGTGTCGACGATTgtgatgaaaaccaatttgACTATATGCATGACAATGTATGGCGTGAACAAAAaaagcatatatttatattgagcGAAGCTGGTAAGCCCATTTATTCCTTGCACGGCAACGAAGACAAATTAGCAACTTTATTCGGTGTTATACAAGCGCTGGTTAGCTTTGTACAACATGGACAAGACGCTATAACGTCTATACACGCGCGTGGCATTAAATTTGTATTCTTAGTGCGTAATACGCTAATACTCGTTGCGGCGTCACGTTCAAATATGAGTGTGCCACAGTTGCAACTGCAGTTGAG tgatGTATACAATCAAATACTTTCCACATTAACGAACAAGCATGTCACACGCATATTtgaaaaacgtaaaaattttgATCTGCGGCGTTCACTAGCTGGTAGCGAAAGATTAATCTATCATTTGCTCTCAAATGACAGCAGTAATAAGCGAG TGACCAACAATGTCTTCACATTTCTAACAAACTCCATTCGTGTACTACCTCTTCCAACGACGGTACGTTCAAGCATCGTTAGCGGTATACAAAGCAattgctcaaaaatcaaggacTTGGTATTTGCCGTGCTCATAGCTAATAATAAACTAATATCACTTGTGCGtatgaaaaaatattccatCCATCCAGCAGATTTGAG GCTAATCTTCAATCTTATCGAGTGCTCCGAATCCTTCAAAACCTCAGAAAATTGGACACCTATTTGTCTGCCGAAATTCGATATGAACGGTTATTTATATGCACATGTTTCCTATTTAACCGACGATTGCCAGGCGTGCCTTTTGTTGCTTTCAGTCGATCCCAATGTATTCTTTACGCTCTCCGATGCCAAGCGACGCATAACGGATAAATTGCGTTCGACAAAGTGTCTGGACGCGATTAGTAAAGAAATTGAGAAACCTACTAATGGCggtttaaatttaaacattatTGGCATACCTGAACTGCGACATTTTCTCTATAAACCTAAAACGGCAGCGCAACTGCTCTGCTCCGAACTTGTACCACCATATACTACACTGAACGAATTTGAACGTTTGGAAGGCATATATTGTGATTTACTGCATCGCATACACAACAACTCGCGACCGCTTAAATTAATTTACGAGGTGCGCGAACATGAAGTGGTCTTGGCATGGGTAACAGCAGCATATGAATTGTATGCGGTATTCGAACCGTTGGTGGATAAGTGTGCAGTGATAAAAAATGTCGACAAGTTGATTAAGTGGATCGAAAAGGAATATGATGTATTTTTCATACGAAACCATCCGACCTTCTGA
- the LOC120769422 gene encoding 28S ribosomal protein S2, mitochondrial, producing the protein MLQNSLKSGTRIFTYRNVCAIPKRLQQTQTATNTPATEPENIAVIEERISKHPDYFQVHNLFTVRDLFNARVHYGHKEGSLDDRMRPYIYGSRLGHLIFDLDITAAHLRDALNIAAHIAFRDGIILFFNRNALNAHLVEKKAIEAGEFSHTRFWRGGIFTNANVQFGAVTRLPDLCIFLNTQNNILTQHVAVRDSAKMAIPTIGIVDTNCNPNLITYPVPGNDDSPAAVELYCNLFKAAILRGKEKRKELLGETENTNSSKS; encoded by the exons ATGTTACAAAACTCTTTAAAGTCag GTACACGTATATTTACTTATCGAAATGTTTGTGCCATTCCCAAACgattacaacaaacacaaaccGCTACAAACACTCCCGCAACAGAACCTGAAAACATTGCTGTAATAGAGGAACGAATATCAAAGCACCCTGATTATTTTCAAGTGCATAATCTGTTCACTGTCCGCGATCTCTTCAATGCTAGAGTTCATTATGGCCACAAAGAGGGGTCATTAGATGATCGTATGCGCCCCTACATATACGGCAGTCGTCTCGGTCACCTTATATTCGATTTAGATATAACTGCTGCACATCTTCGTGATGCTTTAAACATAGCTGCACATATCGCTTTTCGCGATGGTATTATACTATTCTTTAATCGAAATGCTCTCAACGCCCATCTGGTGGAGAAGAAAGCTATAGAGGCCGGTGAATTCTCACATACACGCTTTTGGCGAGGAGGTATTTTTACTAATGCTAATGTACAATTCGGTGCTGTAACGCGTTTACCTgatttgtgcatttttttgaatacaCAAAACAATATATTGACACAGCATGTGGCTGTGCGAGATTCCGCAAAAATGGCAATACCCACTATTGGTATTGTGGACACTAATTGCAATCCCAATCTGATTACTTATCCGGTGCCAGGAAACGATGATTCACCAGCAGCAGTAGAATTATATTGTAACCTATTCAAAGCTGCAATATTACGAggcaaagaaaaaagaaaggaactgcttggagaaaCTGAAAACACTAATAgttcaaaatcttaa
- the LOC120769420 gene encoding eukaryotic translation initiation factor 4E-binding protein Mextli isoform X3 — MAHIGRTVKNVEAPRPLKSQSRSSLKNNYMLIEELIQLIENVALTLQSGINNTEPMAALVQNLRIHGPQLETVSKDTLDRAFVVFRNASQDERLNIMTRLNLLELIELRAKGWEDNGFNSYYKTKQVTNIDLPDGHIDPTQSGYLSTSPTFGGAGAAAAAAIAAVGSAQQTQLLLAPGEVIRNSGKFLKPTKIPGKTYCKDEVVIRNADSGKVMGIKGRRVHMIEELSETIISFQRVNPGAKERLVQITGPTEEKINYAKQLIEDTIRRNASPVRLDPAMGSGHAGGGGSCSSLASSNSDEAVTPRTPGVGGAGNSSLANRLSFNSAQNFMTATAAAAAAQQQQVMNMMGAVVGSTSTPTAAAAAAAAGEYKYTVNVGQHLIKITGDCCDLVRVAKLVLDDYFSSAEFLASVEAGAAFDGSIVSPITTPSTPMSAPQFMMGTPLHAAAPPLADSGIGLNYMAVQGVNSSLHDGDDEVFADTNAAGQSNGLSRSRRSHFSRKDSTPEAAASSTAARGKNENATAGTASSDSSRIVHEYEHLLYYSKSPHSWALPLEWQKICEKFPAIVRNKDLTDESTRFDGEKYLELVKSASKRNIASATDETTGDTENQENE, encoded by the exons ATGGCACACATTGGACGTACAGTGAAAAATGTTGAGGCGCCACGCCCGCTAAAATCACAATCACGCTCTTCACTGAAAAACAATTATATGCTCATCGAGGAGCTAATACAGCTGATTGAGAATGTCGCGTTGACTCTACAATCGGGCATCAATAATACGGAACCAATGGCGGCGCTAGTGCAAAATCTACGCATACACGGTCCACAATTAGAGACCGTCTCGAAAGATACACTAGATCGTGCATTTGTCGTTTTCCGCAATGCTTCGCAGGACGAACGCTTAAATATTATGACGAGACTGAATCTGCTCGAATTGATAGAGTTACGCGCCAAAGGCTGGGAGGACAACGGCTTCAATTCGTATTATAAAACCAAACAAGTAACCAACATCGAT CTACCCGATGGACATATTGATCCAACACAAAGCGGGTACCTTAGCACCTCCCCCACATTCGGTGGGGCTGGCGCCGCAGCGGCCGCAGCTATAGCCGCTGTTGGTTCGGCGCAGCAGACGCAACTCCTATTGGCACCAGGCGAGGTCATACGAAATTCAGGCAAGTTCCTGAAACCAACCAAAATACCGGGCAAAACCTATTGCAAAGATGAAGTGGTCATACGTAATGCGGATTCGGGAAAAG TAATGGGCATTAAAGGTCGACGTGTCCATATGATTGAGGAGTTAAGTGAAACGATAATTTCCTTCCAAAGAG taAATCCCGGCGCTAAGGAACGTTTGGTGCAAATTACCGGTCCGACTGAGGAGAAAATAAA CTATGCCAAACAACTGATCGAAGACACTATTCGTCGCAATGCATCACCTGTACGTCTCGATCCCGCCATGGGTAGCGGTCATGCGGGTGGCGGTGGCTCCTGCTCTTCATTAGCGTCTTCCAATTCCGATGAGGCCGTTACGCCACGTACCCCAGGTGTTGGCGGTGCTGGCAACAGCAGTCTGGCCAATCGTCTAAGCTTCAATTCGGCGCAAAATTTCATGACTGCGACTGCGGCAGCAGCTGCTGCACAACAGCAACAGGTCATGAATATGATGGGCGCCGTCGTTGGTAGCACTTCCACACCTACGGCTGCTGCCGCAGCTGCAGCTGCTG GTGAATACAAATACACGGTGAACGTGGGACAGCATCTCATCAAAATCACCGGCGATTGTTGTGATCTCGTACGG GTTGCAAAATTAGTGCTGGACGATTACTTTAGCAGCGCTGAATTCTTGGCTTCAGTCGAGGCTGGCGCAGCTTTTGATGGCAGCATTGTGAGTCCAATAACAACACCGTCAACGCCCATGAGTGCACCACAATTCATGATGGGCACACCATTGCATGCCGCTGCACCACCGCTGGCGGATAGTGGTATCGGTTTGAATTACATGGCCGTACAGGGTGTCAACAGCAGTCTACACGATGGTGATGATGAAGTATTTGCAGATACAAATG CTGCCGGCCAAAGCAATGGTCTATCACGTTCACGCAGAAGTCACTTCTCACGAAAAGACTCCACACCAGAAGCGGCAGCTAGCTCTACAGCTGCACGTGGAAAAAATGAAAACGCCACCGCTGGCACTGCCAGCAGCGATTCAT CACGAATTGTTCACGAATACGAGCATTTGTTGTACTATTCGAAGAGCCCACATTCCTGGGCCTTGCCATTGGAGTGGCAAAAAATCTGCGAAAAGTTTCCAGCCATCGTACGCAATAAG